Proteins from a genomic interval of Thamnophis elegans isolate rThaEle1 chromosome 2, rThaEle1.pri, whole genome shotgun sequence:
- the LOC116502510 gene encoding zinc finger protein 664-like, whose product MEDGKFWAPPSDASSTPKDHKGTHECSECGKSFDFQSLLLIHRKVHVGNGSSQDLEEEKSFSGKDAKVLRSPPRLKPYKCVECDLCFDQKSNFLTHQKIHTGKKPHQCQECGKFFGQKADLRNHERIHTGEKPYKCWECRKSFFYESGLRRHEKIHLGIKPYKCFECGNCFTRKCERRFVDSSELQTHQKRHKGEKPYQCGECRKQFLTQGEIQIHERSHTGEKPYKCGECGKCFSRKDLLGRHQRVHTGEKPYRCIECGKSFAQNGNLWIHHKTHTGEKPYECNECGRFYRSSSALRSHVKIHTGEKNYKCLDCGKAFAHSSRFRSHSRIHTGEKPHKCSECDKCFSRKDSLVLHQRIHTGGKNVCNVGNVLPNLQNFAEITQETGITSVQRVRNFFIVNQN is encoded by the exons ATGGAGGATGGGAAATTCTGGGCTCCCCCGTCAGACGCAAGCAGCACCCCAAAAGATCACAAAGGAACCCATGAATGCTCAGAGTGTGGGAAATCATTTGATTTTCAGTCCCTCCTTTTGATCCACAGGAAGGTCCATGTGGGAAATGGATCCAGTCAAGATTTGGAGGAAGAGAAATCCTTCTCTGGAAAAGACGCCAAAGTTCTCAGAAGCCCCCCAAGACTAAAACCCTATAAATGCGTGGAATGTGACTTATGCTTTGATCAAAAATCAAACTTTCTTACACATCAGAAAATCCACACAGGAAAGAAACCTCATCAATGTCAGGAATGTGGGAAATTTTTCGGTCAAAAAGCCGACCTCAGAAACCAcgagaggattcacacaggggagaaaccttacAAGTGTTGGGAATGCAGGAAGAGCTTTTTTTACGAGTCAGGTCTTCGGCGCCATGAGAAGATTCATTTGGGAATAAAGCCTTACAAATGTTTTGAGTGTGGGAATTGTTTCACCCGGA AATGTGAGAGACGATTTGTGGATTCTTCTGAACTTCAGACACACCAGAAGAGGCACAAGGGGGAGAAACCCTATCAATGTGGGGAGTGTCGGAAACAGTTTCTTACTCAAGGAGAGATCCAGATTCATGAGAGGAgccacacgggggagaagccgTACAAGTGTGGGGAGTGTGGGAAATGCTTCTCCAGAAAAGACCTCCTTGGAAGGCATCAGagggtccacacaggagagaagccatacagATGCATAGAATGTGGGAAATCTTTTGCTCAAAATGGAAACCTTTGGATCCATCATAAAacccacacgggggagaagccaTATGAGTGCAACGAATGTGGAAGATTTTATCGTAGCTCATCAGCCCTTAGAAGTCATGTgaagattcacacaggagaaaaaaactACAAATGTTTGGACTGTGGGAAAGCATTTGCTCATTCATCTCGCTTTAGAAGTCATAGCCGaatccatacaggagagaaacctcacAAATGCTCAGAGTGTGATAAATGTTTTTCACGGAAAGATTCTCTTGTGCTGCATCAACGAATCCACACTGGAGGAAAAAATGTCTgcaatgtgggaaatgttttgcCCAACCTTCAGAACTTTGCAGAAATCACGCAGGAGACTGGCATCACAAGTGTGCAGAGAGTGAGAAATTTTTTCATTGTAAATCAGAACTAA
- the LOC116502509 gene encoding zinc finger protein 501-like: MEDGKFWAPPSDTSSTPKDHKGTHECSECGKSFDFQSLLLTHRKVHVGNGSSQDLEEEKSFSGKDAKVLRSPPRLKPYKCVECDLCFDQKSNLLTHQKIHTGKKPHQCPECGKFFGQKADLRNHERIHTGEKPYKCWECRKSFFYESGLRRHEKIHLGIKPYKCFECGNCFTRKCERRFVDSSELQTHQKRHKGEKPYQCGECRKQFLTQGEIQIHERSHTGEKPYECGECGKCFSTKQHLGRHQRVHTGEKPYRCVECGKCFRFVGDLSIHHRTHTGEKPYQCNECGRFYRSSSALRSHVKIHTGEKSYKCLDCGKAFAHSSRFRSHSRIHTGEKPHKCSECDKCFSRKDSLVLHQRIHTGGKNVCNVGNVLPNLQNFAEITQETGITSVQRVRNFFIVNQN; this comes from the exons ATGGAGGATGGGAAATTCTGGGCTCCCCCGTCAGACACAAGCAGCACCCCAAAAGACCACAAAGGAACCCATGAATGCTCAGAGTGTGGGAAATCATTTGATTTTCAGTCCCTCCTTTTGACCCACAGGAAGGTCCATGTGGGAAATGGATCCAGTCAAGATTTGGAGGAAGAGAAATCCTTCTCTGGAAAAGACGCCAAAGTTCTCAGAAGTCCCCCAAGACTAAAACCCTATAAATGCGTGGAATGTGACTTATGCTTTGATCAAAAATCAAACCTTCTTACACATCAGAAAATCCACACAGGAAAGAAACCTCATCAATGTCCGGAATGTGGGAAATTTTTCGGTCAAAAAGCCGACCTCAGAAACCAcgagaggattcacacaggggagaaaccttacAAGTGTTGGGAATGCAGGAAGAGCTTTTTTTACGAGTCAGGTCTTCGGCGCCATGAGAAGATTCATTTGGGAATAAAGCCTTACAAATGTTTTGAGTGTGGGAATTGTTTCACCCGGA AATGTGAGAGACGATTTGTGGATTCTTCTGAACTTCAGACACACCAGAAGAGGCACAAGGGGGAGAAACCCTATCAGTGTGGGGAGTGTCGGAAACAGTTTCTTACTCAAGGAGAGATCCAGATTCATGAGAGGAgccacacgggggagaagccgTACGAGTGTGGGGAGTGTGGGAAATGCTTCTCCACAAAACAACATCTTGGAAGGCATCAGagggtccacacaggagagaagccttaCAGATGCGTAGAATGTGGAAAATGCTTTCGATTCGTGGGAGACCTTTCAATACATCATAgaacccacacaggggagaagccatatcaatgcaaCGAATGTGGAAGATTTTATCGTAGCTCATCAGCCCTTAGAAGTCATGTGAAGATTCACACAGGGGAAAAAAGCTACAAATGTTTAGACTGTGGGAAAGCATTTGCTCATTCATCTCGCTTTAGAAGTCACAGCCGaatccatacaggagagaaacctcacAAATGCTCAGAGTGTGATAAATGTTTTTCACGGAAAGATTCTCTTGTGCTGCATCAACGAATCCACACTGGAGGAAAAAATGTCTgcaatgtgggaaatgttttgcCCAACCTTCAGAACTTTGCAGAAATCACGCAGGAGACTGGCATCACAAGTGTGCAGAGAGTGAGAAATTTTTTCATTGTAAATCAGAACTAA